The DNA region CCAGCCAGCCACCGCGCAGGAGACCATGGTTCTCGATGGCCTCAAGCGCGTAGCAGGAACAGCTGGGATAGAAGCGACAGTGGCTGGCCATCAGCGGGCTGATGGCATAGCGGTAGAACTGGATCGGAACGAGGGCCAGTTTACGCATGGGGACTGTCGGCCACCCCTGATTCGGTCGTGGATTCAGGGCGAGGCCGGCTGCGGGCGAG from Pseudomonas tohonis includes:
- the yidD gene encoding membrane protein insertion efficiency factor YidD, which gives rise to MRKLALVPIQFYRYAISPLMASHCRFYPSCSCYALEAIENHGLLRGGWLAARRLGRCHPWNPGGYDPVPPVKTSQSPSMAE